The following are encoded together in the Gordonia insulae genome:
- the ygfZ gene encoding CAF17-like 4Fe-4S cluster assembly/insertion protein YgfZ: MTASPLLTRYSTQGAVPGPTSADGGEPVEVAWHYGDPLGEQRTAERGAVIVDRSDRAVIELPGPERLTWLHTISSQHVANLADRTSAENLSLDANGRIEEHFVLTDMDGVTWIDCEGDRGPALLDFLTKMVFWAKVEPGARPDMTVITLIGPDVTRGRIAELLELTPDAPVYAAGDLPELHHEEEPLGFWRVMPSFGEGAGVPVVDLVIPESAVESWWTQLTDAGARMAGSWAYDALRVAALRPRHGVDTDDRTIPHEVNWIGGPDQQGAVHLDKGCYRGQETVARVHNLGKSPRRLVLLHLDGSADERPVTGDPVTAGGRTVGRLGTVIDHHELGLIALALVKRTVGADVDLLVDGEHPVSARIDPDSLHDDAHEQAGRAAIDRLRRGGTDRS, from the coding sequence GTGACCGCGTCGCCGCTTCTGACCAGGTATTCCACCCAGGGCGCCGTCCCTGGGCCGACATCCGCCGACGGCGGCGAACCGGTCGAGGTGGCCTGGCATTACGGCGATCCGCTCGGCGAGCAACGCACGGCCGAACGCGGGGCGGTGATCGTCGACCGTTCGGACCGGGCCGTCATCGAGCTCCCCGGTCCCGAACGACTGACCTGGCTGCACACCATCTCCAGTCAGCACGTGGCGAATCTGGCAGACCGGACCAGCGCCGAGAACCTCTCACTCGACGCGAACGGTCGCATCGAGGAACACTTCGTGTTGACCGACATGGACGGTGTGACCTGGATCGACTGCGAAGGTGACCGCGGCCCGGCGCTGCTCGACTTCCTCACCAAGATGGTCTTCTGGGCCAAGGTCGAGCCCGGCGCACGCCCGGACATGACGGTCATCACCCTCATCGGCCCCGATGTCACCCGCGGTCGGATCGCCGAGTTGCTGGAACTCACCCCGGACGCCCCGGTGTATGCGGCAGGCGACCTGCCCGAACTGCATCACGAGGAGGAGCCGCTGGGTTTCTGGCGAGTGATGCCGTCCTTCGGCGAGGGTGCGGGCGTACCCGTGGTGGACCTCGTGATCCCCGAATCGGCCGTCGAGTCCTGGTGGACCCAGCTCACCGACGCGGGTGCCCGGATGGCGGGTTCCTGGGCCTACGACGCACTGCGCGTCGCGGCGTTGCGACCCCGCCACGGCGTCGACACCGACGACCGCACCATCCCGCACGAGGTGAACTGGATCGGCGGTCCCGACCAGCAGGGCGCCGTCCATCTGGACAAGGGGTGCTACCGGGGTCAGGAGACCGTCGCACGCGTGCACAACCTGGGCAAATCGCCCCGCCGACTGGTGTTGCTGCACCTCGACGGCAGCGCCGACGAGCGGCCCGTGACGGGCGACCCCGTCACGGCGGGCGGCCGCACGGTCGGCCGACTGGGTACGGTCATCGACCATCACGAGCTGGGGCTCATCGCGTTGGCGCTGGTCAAGCGGACCGTCGGGGCCGACGTCGATCTGCTCGTCGACGGCGAACACCCGGTGAGCGCCCGCATCGACCCGGATTCGCTGCACGACGACGCCCACGAGCAGGCCGGCCGTGCCGCCATCGACCGACTGCGCCGCGGTGGGACGGACCGATCGTGA
- a CDS encoding MOSC domain-containing protein — MTADHPSTGVVLAVCAATDDVILDKIGASGIDKRPLTGRVAVGELGLGPDHVVDTKHHGGIDQAVYAYSEREALNWADELDRDLPFGWFGENLRIDGLPVTDALVGERWAIGDDGLILETTIPRTPCRTFAVWADEDQWVKRFFQRSDTGSYLRVVSPGTVGVSDVVHVVHRPSHGVRIRDLVPGTDADRDALERLLSVDDLAPKVRREASRKLSRV, encoded by the coding sequence GTGACGGCTGACCACCCGAGCACCGGCGTGGTGCTGGCGGTGTGTGCGGCGACCGACGATGTGATCCTCGACAAGATCGGCGCCAGCGGCATCGACAAACGGCCGCTGACCGGCCGCGTCGCGGTGGGCGAGCTCGGACTCGGCCCCGATCACGTCGTCGACACCAAGCACCACGGCGGCATCGACCAGGCCGTCTACGCCTACAGCGAACGGGAAGCGCTGAACTGGGCCGACGAGTTGGACCGGGATCTGCCCTTCGGCTGGTTCGGCGAGAACCTCCGGATCGACGGGCTCCCGGTCACCGACGCCCTGGTGGGCGAGCGATGGGCGATCGGCGACGACGGGCTGATCCTGGAGACGACGATCCCGAGGACGCCGTGCCGCACGTTCGCGGTGTGGGCGGACGAGGATCAGTGGGTCAAGCGATTCTTCCAGCGGTCCGACACCGGCTCCTACCTGCGGGTTGTGTCACCGGGCACGGTGGGCGTCTCCGACGTGGTCCATGTGGTGCACCGCCCGTCGCACGGCGTCCGCATCCGGGATCTCGTCCCCGGCACCGACGCCGACCGGGATGCACTCGAGCGCCTGCTGTCCGTCGACGACCTCGCCCCGAAAGTCCGACGCGAGGCCTCCCGCAAACTGAGCCGCGTCTGA
- a CDS encoding DUF3073 domain-containing protein, which yields MGRGRAKAKQTKVARQLKYSTPHTDFDSLQRELSGSEESAVERRDPVDEWAEEDEWRRA from the coding sequence ATGGGCCGCGGCCGGGCGAAAGCAAAGCAGACGAAGGTAGCTCGTCAGCTGAAGTACTCCACTCCCCATACCGACTTCGACAGCTTGCAGCGCGAGCTGTCCGGGTCGGAGGAATCGGCGGTTGAACGCCGAGACCCGGTGGACGAGTGGGCCGAAGAGGACGAGTGGCGTCGAGCCTGA
- the purM gene encoding phosphoribosylformylglycinamidine cyclo-ligase has product MTDRDSAADSPANNPAAADVSASYAAAGVDIDAGERAVELFAPHAKRASRPEVMGGLGGFSGLFALKGNYREPVLAAASDGVGTKLAIAQAMNKHDTVGRDLVAMCVDDLVVCGAEPLFLQDYIAVGKVVPETVAQIVAGIADGCVDAGCALLGGETAEHPGLMDEDHYDLSATAVGVVEADQLLSPERVRPGDVVIAMGASGLHSNGYSLARKVLLEWGHMDLEGHVEEFGRSLGEELLEPTRIYARDCLALAAETDVRTFAHVTGGGLAENLARVIPAGLVAELERGTWTPAPVFAIIAQRGRVPREEMERTFNMGVGMVAVVAPEDTERAQAVLTARHVDNWVLGSVKRSAEPKNTDLPRVHLAGEHPRF; this is encoded by the coding sequence ATGACCGATCGGGATTCGGCTGCCGACAGTCCGGCCAACAACCCAGCCGCCGCGGACGTCTCGGCATCCTATGCGGCCGCGGGTGTCGACATCGACGCAGGTGAACGCGCCGTCGAACTCTTTGCGCCGCACGCCAAGCGGGCATCCCGGCCCGAGGTCATGGGCGGTCTGGGCGGTTTCTCCGGTCTGTTCGCGCTGAAGGGGAACTACCGGGAGCCGGTCCTCGCGGCGGCCAGCGACGGTGTCGGCACCAAGCTGGCGATCGCGCAGGCGATGAACAAGCACGACACGGTGGGTCGCGATCTGGTGGCCATGTGTGTCGACGATCTCGTCGTCTGCGGTGCCGAGCCGCTGTTCCTGCAGGACTACATCGCCGTCGGCAAGGTGGTCCCGGAGACCGTCGCGCAGATCGTCGCGGGTATCGCGGACGGCTGCGTGGACGCCGGCTGTGCACTGCTCGGTGGCGAGACGGCCGAGCACCCGGGCCTGATGGACGAGGACCACTACGACCTGTCCGCCACCGCCGTCGGCGTTGTCGAGGCCGACCAGCTGCTCTCACCCGAACGGGTTCGGCCGGGCGACGTGGTGATCGCCATGGGTGCGTCGGGACTGCACTCCAACGGCTATTCACTGGCCCGCAAGGTGCTGCTGGAGTGGGGTCACATGGACCTCGAAGGGCATGTCGAGGAGTTCGGCCGATCCCTCGGCGAGGAACTGCTCGAACCGACCCGGATCTACGCCCGCGACTGCCTCGCACTGGCTGCCGAGACCGACGTGCGCACCTTCGCGCACGTCACCGGTGGGGGATTGGCCGAGAACCTGGCCCGGGTCATCCCGGCCGGCCTCGTCGCCGAGCTCGAACGCGGGACCTGGACCCCGGCACCGGTGTTCGCGATCATCGCCCAGCGCGGTCGGGTACCGCGCGAGGAGATGGAGCGCACCTTCAACATGGGCGTCGGCATGGTGGCCGTGGTGGCCCCGGAGGACACCGAGCGCGCGCAGGCGGTGCTGACCGCACGGCACGTCGACAACTGGGTCCTCGGATCGGTCAAGCGTTCCGCCGAGCCGAAGAACACCGATCTGCCCCGAGTCCACCTGGCCGGGGAGCATCCCCGCTTCTGA
- the purF gene encoding amidophosphoribosyltransferase, which produces MTDLSLDSKNLLAPTGACGAGRDLDEPENEPREECGVFGVWAPGEDVAKLSYYGLYALQHRGQEAAGIAVGDGSQVLVFKDLGLVSQVFDEQTLGAMVGHVAIGHCRYSTTGSTTWENSQPIFRTTTAGTGVALGHNGNLVNTADLASRARSLGVMSSAATSDSDLVGALLAHGAADSSLEQAALELLPTLRGAFCLTFMDEHTLYAARDPHGVRPLSLGRLDRGWVVASETAALDIVGASFVRDIEPGELLAIDADGVRSSRFAEPTPKGCVFEYVYLARPDSVIHGRSVHSTRVEIGRRLAREYPAEGDLVIPVPESGTPAAVGFAQESGIPYGQGLMKNAYVGRTFIQPSQTIRQLGIRLKLNPLKEVIRGKRLVVVDDSIVRGNTQRALIRMLREAGAAEIHVRIASSPVRWPCFYGIDFASPAELIANGMESEAGMVEGVRQAIGADSLGYISIEEMIAATDQPAENLCAACFDGQYPIELPKETSMGKAVLEQMLANAAGDGRGDPLTAANDNVSAVMRP; this is translated from the coding sequence ATGACCGACTTGTCGCTCGACAGCAAGAACCTGCTCGCTCCCACAGGCGCATGTGGCGCCGGACGGGACCTGGACGAGCCCGAGAACGAACCCCGCGAGGAGTGCGGTGTGTTCGGTGTGTGGGCGCCCGGCGAAGACGTCGCCAAGCTCTCGTACTACGGCCTCTACGCACTGCAGCACCGTGGGCAGGAAGCGGCCGGCATCGCCGTCGGCGACGGCTCGCAGGTTCTGGTGTTCAAGGATCTCGGCCTGGTCAGCCAGGTGTTCGACGAACAGACTCTCGGCGCGATGGTCGGCCACGTGGCGATCGGCCACTGCCGCTACTCCACGACCGGCTCCACCACCTGGGAGAACTCCCAGCCGATCTTCCGCACCACCACCGCGGGCACGGGCGTGGCACTGGGGCACAACGGAAACCTGGTCAACACGGCCGACCTGGCCAGCCGCGCACGCTCACTCGGCGTGATGAGCTCGGCCGCCACGTCGGACTCCGACCTGGTGGGCGCGTTGCTGGCGCACGGCGCCGCGGACAGCAGTCTGGAGCAGGCGGCGCTGGAACTTCTGCCGACCCTGCGCGGCGCCTTCTGCCTGACGTTCATGGACGAGCACACGCTCTACGCCGCGCGGGACCCGCACGGAGTGCGTCCGTTGTCGCTGGGTCGCCTCGACCGCGGCTGGGTGGTCGCGTCCGAGACCGCGGCGCTCGACATCGTCGGCGCGTCCTTCGTGCGGGACATCGAGCCCGGTGAACTCCTGGCCATCGACGCGGACGGGGTCCGCAGCTCGCGATTCGCCGAACCGACGCCCAAGGGCTGTGTCTTCGAGTACGTCTATCTGGCGCGACCGGACAGCGTCATCCACGGACGGTCGGTGCACTCGACCCGCGTCGAGATCGGTCGTCGCCTGGCCCGCGAGTATCCGGCCGAGGGTGACCTGGTGATCCCGGTGCCGGAATCCGGCACGCCGGCCGCGGTCGGTTTCGCCCAGGAGTCGGGCATCCCGTACGGCCAGGGTCTGATGAAGAACGCCTACGTCGGCCGCACCTTCATCCAGCCCTCTCAGACCATCCGGCAGCTCGGCATCCGCCTCAAGCTCAACCCGCTCAAAGAGGTCATTCGCGGGAAACGGCTTGTCGTGGTGGATGATTCGATTGTTCGCGGCAACACCCAGCGCGCCCTGATCCGGATGCTCCGCGAGGCGGGTGCCGCCGAGATCCACGTGCGTATCGCGTCGAGTCCGGTCCGCTGGCCGTGCTTCTACGGCATCGACTTCGCGTCGCCGGCCGAACTGATCGCCAACGGCATGGAATCCGAGGCCGGCATGGTCGAGGGTGTCCGTCAGGCCATCGGCGCGGATTCGCTCGGCTACATCAGCATCGAGGAGATGATCGCCGCCACCGATCAGCCGGCGGAGAACCTCTGCGCCGCGTGCTTCGACGGTCAGTACCCGATCGAACTGCCCAAGGAGACGTCGATGGGCAAGGCGGTCCTCGAACAGATGCTCGCCAATGCGGCGGGCGACGGCCGCGGCGACCCGCTCACCGCCGCCAACGACAACGTCAGCGCGGTGATGCGGCCCTGA
- a CDS encoding sterol carrier family protein: protein MAARKPIDPSEVRAVLISVAPWLRDQNEREPTRTDLAAAVRQTARTLAQVAPGNSVEVRVPPFVAVQCIEGPRHTRGTPPNVVETDARTWLRLVVGFDDMADQIEAGAITASGSRATEVARWLPLFPI, encoded by the coding sequence GTGGCAGCGCGTAAACCGATCGATCCGTCGGAGGTCCGTGCGGTACTGATTTCGGTCGCGCCGTGGCTGCGGGACCAGAACGAACGCGAGCCGACCCGGACCGATCTGGCGGCCGCCGTCCGGCAGACCGCGCGGACGCTCGCCCAGGTCGCACCGGGGAACTCCGTCGAGGTGAGGGTGCCGCCGTTCGTGGCGGTGCAGTGCATCGAGGGTCCCCGGCACACTCGTGGCACCCCACCCAACGTCGTGGAGACCGATGCCCGGACATGGCTGCGTCTGGTGGTGGGCTTCGACGACATGGCCGATCAGATCGAGGCCGGGGCGATCACCGCGTCGGGTTCCCGGGCGACCGAGGTCGCGCGCTGGTTGCCGTTGTTCCCGATCTGA
- a CDS encoding glutamate--cysteine ligase produces the protein MGTDVSKREFTGEDRVRFRRQVSRGTEAIARMLADGLFTDHGRPPEPLLGMEVELNLVDDDMNPAMANATVLDAIADPDYQTELGQFNIEINVSPRPFTTDDTISLEQALRTSLNRAEKRAAQTSNHLVMIGMLPTLGAEHFAHQWISANPRYDLLNEQIFNARGEDLEIDISGIPLGESHSTERLHTSTDSILPEAACTSLQLHLRVAPEDFAAHWNAAQSIAGIQVALAGNSPFLAGTALWHESRIPVFEQATDTRPLELKNQGVRPRVWFGERWINTIFDLFEENTRYFPALLPVSTDIDPMDEIDAGRIPALDELRLHNGTVYRWNRPVYDVVDGHAHLRVENRVLPAGPTVVDTMANAAFYYGVVRGLVELDRPLWSQMSFNAAAENLQSGARAGFEAQIYWPNVGWVRPDELTLRRLLPLADSGLQSFGVSGKARARYLSVIEGRCINRQTGSAWQRRAVLARETAGDDRAAALRGMLRDYVDLMHEGEPVHTWPV, from the coding sequence ATGGGCACCGACGTCTCGAAACGAGAGTTCACCGGCGAGGACCGCGTGCGGTTCCGCAGGCAGGTGAGCCGCGGCACCGAGGCGATCGCCCGCATGCTCGCCGACGGTCTGTTCACCGACCACGGCCGGCCACCGGAACCGTTGCTGGGCATGGAGGTCGAGCTCAATCTCGTCGACGACGACATGAATCCGGCGATGGCGAACGCGACGGTTCTCGATGCCATCGCCGATCCCGACTACCAGACCGAGCTCGGCCAGTTCAACATCGAGATCAATGTGTCACCGCGGCCGTTCACCACCGACGACACCATCTCGTTGGAGCAGGCCCTGCGGACCTCGTTGAACCGCGCGGAGAAACGGGCCGCGCAGACGTCGAATCATCTGGTCATGATCGGCATGCTCCCCACTTTGGGCGCGGAACACTTTGCCCACCAGTGGATCTCGGCAAACCCTCGCTATGACCTGCTGAATGAGCAGATCTTCAACGCGCGCGGCGAGGATCTCGAGATCGACATCAGCGGAATCCCGCTCGGCGAGTCGCACAGCACCGAGCGGCTGCACACCTCAACCGACTCGATCCTGCCCGAGGCCGCCTGCACATCCTTGCAACTTCACCTCCGTGTGGCGCCCGAAGACTTTGCCGCACACTGGAATGCGGCGCAGAGCATCGCGGGGATCCAGGTGGCGCTCGCGGGGAACTCCCCGTTCCTGGCCGGTACCGCGCTGTGGCACGAGAGCCGGATCCCGGTGTTCGAGCAGGCCACCGACACCCGTCCCCTGGAACTGAAGAACCAGGGTGTCCGACCGCGGGTCTGGTTCGGGGAACGATGGATCAACACCATCTTCGATCTCTTCGAGGAGAACACCCGCTACTTCCCCGCGCTGCTCCCGGTGTCCACCGACATCGACCCGATGGACGAGATCGATGCCGGTCGCATCCCCGCGCTCGACGAGCTGCGCCTGCACAACGGCACGGTCTACCGCTGGAACCGCCCGGTCTACGACGTCGTCGATGGTCATGCCCACCTGCGCGTGGAGAACCGGGTACTGCCGGCCGGTCCCACGGTCGTCGACACCATGGCCAATGCCGCGTTCTACTACGGGGTCGTACGCGGACTCGTCGAACTCGACCGCCCCTTGTGGTCGCAGATGTCGTTCAACGCCGCCGCGGAGAATCTGCAGTCCGGCGCGCGGGCCGGCTTCGAGGCGCAGATCTATTGGCCGAATGTCGGCTGGGTGCGACCCGACGAGCTGACCCTCCGACGCCTCCTCCCCCTCGCCGACTCCGGGCTGCAGTCGTTCGGGGTGTCCGGCAAGGCACGGGCGCGCTATCTATCGGTCATCGAGGGTCGCTGCATCAACCGGCAGACCGGTTCGGCCTGGCAGCGCCGAGCCGTGCTGGCACGGGAGACGGCAGGCGACGATCGAGCCGCTGCGCTGCGCGGCATGCTGCGGGACTACGTCGACCTCATGCACGAGGGCGAACCCGTCCACACCTGGCCGGTCTGA
- a CDS encoding DoxX family protein, translated as MARLFTRPSTDNTAVQLLLRAAIGGTMIAHGVKHGRSLDGTAGWFGSIGFKQPKMQATASAVVEVGAGSAILAGAGTPLAASAVVGTMAVAARSVHLPNGFFITSEGWEYVANLSVAAIALAGLGPGRFSVDRALGLDTKLSGNKAAAVAAGVGLAAAGAQLAAFHRPQGGAA; from the coding sequence ATGGCACGCCTGTTCACCCGCCCGTCGACCGACAACACCGCGGTGCAATTGCTCCTGCGAGCTGCCATCGGCGGGACGATGATCGCCCACGGCGTCAAGCACGGTCGCAGCCTCGACGGCACCGCGGGCTGGTTCGGTTCCATCGGCTTCAAACAACCCAAGATGCAGGCCACGGCGTCGGCGGTGGTGGAGGTGGGCGCCGGCAGCGCCATCCTGGCCGGTGCGGGCACACCGCTGGCGGCGTCGGCGGTCGTCGGCACGATGGCGGTGGCCGCGCGTTCGGTGCATCTGCCCAACGGTTTCTTCATCACCTCGGAGGGTTGGGAGTACGTGGCCAACCTGTCGGTGGCGGCCATCGCGTTGGCCGGCCTCGGACCGGGACGATTCAGTGTGGATCGCGCGCTGGGGCTCGACACCAAGCTGAGCGGGAACAAGGCAGCGGCAGTGGCCGCCGGGGTCGGACTGGCGGCCGCCGGCGCGCAACTGGCGGCGTTCCACCGTCCGCAGGGCGGCGCTGCCTGA
- a CDS encoding NAD(P)-dependent oxidoreductase — protein MSDQPLPGHRVAMIGLGAMGSPIATNFVGAGQQLVVVDADPAATARFLDAYPMAVTGEPGDCDVVVLSLPTSDVVDEVVLGDKGLLRFLAPGSIIVDMSSSVPVRTQALARRAAEAGVAVVDAPVSGGVARAVVGDLAVMVGGETAAIEAVRPLLAVTAREIIHVGPAGSAHAAKALNNLLSAVGLFAGAEVLVAGARFGIDPATLLEVLNASSGRNQATETKFGTYVLSRGFDSGFTAALMNKDVGIALDLARDCGVGLEVCSALGAAWASALDQLDAQADQTEVVRVLERVAGVELRAKN, from the coding sequence ATGAGTGACCAACCGCTCCCCGGTCATCGGGTCGCGATGATCGGGCTGGGGGCGATGGGGTCGCCGATCGCCACGAACTTTGTCGGCGCCGGCCAACAACTCGTCGTCGTCGATGCCGACCCCGCGGCGACCGCACGCTTCCTGGACGCGTACCCCATGGCTGTCACCGGGGAACCGGGCGACTGTGACGTCGTCGTCCTGTCACTGCCGACCAGCGACGTGGTGGACGAGGTGGTGCTCGGTGATAAGGGTCTGCTCCGGTTTCTCGCGCCCGGCTCGATCATCGTCGACATGAGTTCCAGTGTCCCCGTACGTACTCAGGCGCTCGCGCGGCGTGCGGCGGAGGCGGGCGTGGCCGTCGTCGACGCCCCGGTCAGCGGCGGCGTGGCCCGTGCCGTCGTCGGCGATCTGGCGGTGATGGTCGGCGGCGAGACCGCGGCCATCGAGGCGGTCCGCCCGCTGCTGGCGGTCACCGCTCGCGAGATCATCCACGTCGGGCCGGCGGGCTCCGCCCATGCGGCCAAGGCGCTGAACAATCTGCTCTCCGCCGTCGGCCTCTTCGCGGGCGCCGAAGTCCTGGTCGCGGGTGCCCGGTTCGGCATCGATCCTGCAACGCTGCTGGAGGTGCTCAACGCGAGTAGTGGCCGCAATCAGGCGACCGAGACCAAATTCGGTACGTACGTCCTGAGTCGTGGCTTCGACTCGGGTTTCACCGCGGCCCTGATGAACAAGGACGTGGGCATCGCACTCGATCTGGCCCGCGACTGCGGGGTGGGCCTCGAAGTCTGCTCGGCGCTCGGCGCAGCCTGGGCCTCGGCACTCGATCAGCTCGACGCGCAGGCCGATCAAACCGAGGTGGTACGCGTCCTGGAACGCGTGGCGGGGGTGGAACTGCGCGCGAAGAACTGA
- a CDS encoding carboxymuconolactone decarboxylase family protein, with protein MNHDDAHQALYDAGLAVRTEVVGADYVAESLARNADSDGESLQQFVTESVWGSVWTRPGLDRRNRSLMTLGMLVALNHHTELAVHVRAGLVNGLTRDEIVEAIIHATAYCGVPAGIAAMRVAQDVLLRELGPRPARAKEKGGQDE; from the coding sequence GTGAATCACGACGATGCGCATCAGGCGCTCTACGACGCGGGTCTGGCAGTCCGCACCGAGGTGGTCGGTGCCGATTATGTCGCCGAGTCGCTGGCGCGCAACGCCGATTCCGACGGGGAGTCGCTGCAGCAGTTCGTCACCGAATCCGTGTGGGGGTCGGTGTGGACACGGCCGGGCCTGGATCGCCGGAATCGCAGCCTGATGACGCTCGGCATGCTGGTCGCCCTCAACCATCACACGGAACTGGCCGTGCACGTCCGAGCCGGGCTGGTCAACGGCCTGACCCGCGACGAGATCGTCGAGGCGATCATCCATGCCACCGCGTACTGCGGTGTGCCCGCGGGCATCGCGGCGATGCGGGTTGCGCAGGACGTGCTGCTGCGTGAGTTGGGACCGCGGCCGGCTCGGGCGAAAGAGAAAGGTGGGCAGGATGAGTGA
- a CDS encoding enoyl-CoA hydratase/isomerase family protein translates to MVKLETVDGLAVITIDRPEARNAIAQSTMDELDHAIDEAAGARALAITGGGDRVFVSGGDLKQLAALRTLDDARAMAWRMRTICQRLVDFPAPVIAALNGHALGGGAEFATAADIRLAADDIKIGFNQSTLQIMPAWGGAERLATLVGRPRALLLAGGGRLLSAEEAHGFGLVDEVFPRETFDHDWRAVAESLASAPAAAIKRVLNGATADDAVEEFATLWVADAHWAAADRVLKRSR, encoded by the coding sequence ATGGTGAAGTTGGAGACGGTCGACGGGCTGGCGGTCATCACGATCGACCGCCCGGAGGCGCGCAACGCCATCGCGCAGTCGACGATGGACGAGCTGGATCACGCGATCGACGAGGCGGCCGGCGCGCGGGCGCTCGCGATCACGGGTGGGGGAGACCGAGTGTTTGTCTCCGGGGGCGATCTGAAGCAGCTGGCCGCGTTGCGCACCCTCGACGACGCCCGCGCGATGGCGTGGCGCATGCGCACCATCTGTCAGCGCCTGGTCGACTTCCCGGCGCCGGTCATCGCCGCGCTGAATGGTCACGCCCTCGGTGGTGGCGCCGAGTTCGCCACCGCCGCCGACATCCGACTTGCCGCCGACGACATCAAGATCGGCTTCAATCAGTCGACTCTGCAGATCATGCCCGCGTGGGGTGGCGCAGAGCGACTCGCGACGCTCGTGGGGCGCCCGCGCGCCTTGCTGCTGGCCGGTGGCGGGCGACTCCTGTCGGCTGAGGAGGCCCACGGATTCGGTCTGGTCGACGAGGTCTTTCCGCGCGAGACCTTTGACCACGATTGGCGTGCGGTCGCGGAATCGCTGGCGTCGGCACCTGCGGCCGCCATCAAGCGAGTTCTCAACGGTGCGACCGCCGACGATGCCGTGGAGGAGTTCGCCACACTCTGGGTGGCCGATGCGCATTGGGCCGCCGCCGATCGGGTCCTCAAGCGTTCCAGGTGA